The stretch of DNA ACAAAGGCTCTGTTTGGCCAGGACTCTGGCCCTGAAACCCGAAATAATCCTTTTAGACGAACCTTGTTCAGGCTTGGACCCGATATCCACAGCCAAGATTGAAGAAGCCTTAAATATGTTGAAACAGGAATATACAATAATCCTGGTCTCGAACAACACCAAGCAGATTGCCAGGTCTACCGATTACACAATCTTTTTTTATATGGGAGAGCTGATCGAATATTCCAGTACGGAAAAAATGTTTACCAATCCTTCTCTGAAAAAGACTGAAGATTATATCTTGGGAAGATTCGGCTGATGGAAAACATTGCTCTGAAAACAAAAGATCTGGATCTCTATTATGGCAAATTTCATGCTTTGAAAAAGATAAATTTTTCTGTCTATGAGAAAAGCATTACTGCCTTAATAGGTCCTTCCGGCTGCGGCAAATCCACGCTTCTGCGCTGCTTTAATCGGCTTAATGAATTGATTGACGAGGTGAAGATAACCGGCCTTTTGGAAATTAACGGCAAAAGTATCAAAGATATTGATTTAGTTGAATTAAGACGCAAAGTCGGTATGGTTTTTCAGCGTCCTAATCCCTTCCCCTTATCAGTCTACGATAATATGGTCTATGGGTTGAAAGTACACGGTGAAAATAAGAAAAAATATAAAGATGCGGTAGAAAAATGCCTCATGGCTGTCGGTCTCCTGGATGAGCTGAAAGATAAACTCAACACCCCGGCTCTTAACCTTTCGGAAGAAACAAAACAACGCCTGTGCATCGCTCGTCTTCTCACCATTGAGCCGGAAATAATACTTCTGGATGAGCCATGTTCTGCTCTTGATCCCATTGCCACTCTGAGGGTTGAAGAGCTGATGATAGAGCTTAAGAAAGATTACACCATCATTATCGTTACTCATAACATGCAACAGGCTGCCAGGGTTTCGGATTATACCGGTTTTATGCTCTTGGGCGAATTGATAGAGTTCGATGAAACGTCAAAGATTTTCACCTCACCAAAAGATGAACGGACAGAAGGATACATTACCGGGAGATTCGGATAAAACCCTTTTGGCTATTCTGTCTTGCAGAAGAAGTGTGAAAATAGGCATCGTAAACAATCAGGTAATGCTCCCCTGAATAGTTTTACGATATTTTCCTCTTGCTTTTTTTTAACCCGTCTGTTTATAATAAAAACAGCCTGGTTGAGTTGTAATGAAACAGGCTCTTTTATGTTATGGAATCAGATAAGTTGTCCCCCCCAGCCGCCAGAAATTTATTCTGGTGGTTTTTTTATTTTTCCGGGGGTATGGTTAATTGTGTGGGGTGTAAAGGGAGATTAAAACATGCTGAGATACCTTGTGCCGACTTCGCTTATCTTCGTTCTGTACTATGTTACACTCATTATGCATTATGTACTTCACCTTATGTAGTAGCCGCTGTTAAGGATTATCGCCCCTTTGAAAGTCAGTTGCACGGCAGAAGCAGTCGCTAAGTCCCGGCCGTGTGGCAGAACATGCCGAGCTGATGCAGAAGCCCGAGAGCGGATGCATCAGCTATGTGCATCTCCATGCAGTTGGTGGGTGTCGATAATAGGGAAAGCCGCCCCTTGGTTCAGGGGGAGGGAAGGGGGGAGTGTATGGTCAAATCTATCCTTCCTCCGCCAATTCCCGCTCAACGGCTTCAATCTGCTCTTCCAGTTCGGTCCAGCGGTGGGTAAGTTCCTCGTTTCTGGCCTCAAGCTCCTTATATTCATACAATTTTCTGGAGAATTCAGGCTGCTGGTAGTAATTTGGATCGGCAAACAGTCTGTCGAGCTGGTCCATTTTTTCCAGCACAAGGTTTAATTCCTCCTGCACTTTTCCCGACTCTTTCCTGAGCGGGTCCAGGCGGCGGAATTTCTGGTTTCTTTTCTCGGCTTCAAGCCGCTTTTGCTCCCGGCTCCTGACTTTTCCATCCCTGCTGCTGCCGGGCTCTGCCGAAGGAGAGAGCAGCGGGGAGGCGGCGAGTTTTTCCTTCCTCTGCTCCATCTGTTCGAGATAGTCATCATAATTGCCGAGAAAAACCTCCAGACGTCCATCCTGAATATGGATGATTTTATTAACCAGGTGATTGATGAACAGCCGGTCGTGAGAGATCATGCACAGGGTGCCGGGATACTGGCTGAGGGCTTCCTGCAGGCAATCCAGGGAGGGAATATCGAGATGGTTGGTCGGCTCATCCAGCAGGAGGAAATTGGGCTTTTGGGCGATCATTTTTGCCAGCACCAGACGGCTTTTCTCTCCTCCGCTCAGGACAGCAATTTTTTTAAATACATCATCTCCCCGGAAGAGAAAGGCCCCCAGAAAGGAGCGGGCAGAGACGGGCGAGCCCGGCCCGAAACAGGGATCGATTTCTTCGAGGACCGTATGCTCCGGATCGAGAATCTCAAGCTGGTGCTGGGCAAAATAGGCCCTGGCGACATTATAGCCTACCACTGCCTCACCGCCTTCTATGTCCAGCACCCCGGCCATGATTTTCAGCAGGGTTGACTTTCCCGATCCATTGGGGCCAACCAGGGCAACCCTGTCCCCCCGGTGCAAAACCAGGTTCAGCCCGTGATAGACTGTCCGGTCACCGTACCGCTTGTGCACATTTTTTAACCGCATAACCTCCTTTCCCGACACAGGAGGCGGGGGAATAGTGATTGAAAACTGACTGGCCTTCTGGTCAAGCTCGATCCTGTCCATCTTCTCCAGAGACTTGATCCGGCTTTGCACCTGACGGGCTTTGGTGGCTTTGTAGCGGAACCGCTCGATGAACCGCTCGGTGGCTTCGATCTTTTTTTGCTGATTCCTGTAAGAAGCCTCAAGGATTTCCTGCCGGAGCTGCTTTTGATCCAGAAAATCATCATAGTTTCCCGTATACTGCTGAAGGGTTTTCTGGTCGATCTCCACGATGCGGGTAACGATATTATTGAGAAATCTCCGGTCGTGGGAAATGAGGATCATGGCCCCCTGGTATCCTTTGAGGAAATCCTCCAGCCAGATGATGGACTCCAGGTCGAGGTGGTTGGTCGGCTCATCCAGCAGCAGGAGGTCGGGCTCCTGAAGGAGCAGTTTGGCCAGAGAAATGCGCATCCGCCACCCTCCGCTGAATTCGCGGATCGGACGGTTCAGGTCCTGGTCCCGAAATCCCAGGCCGAAGAGGATGCGCTTGGCCTGGTGCTCCAGGTCCCACCCGCCGCGGGCTTCAAATTCAGCCTGATACTCGCCGATTTTCTGGACATAGTCCTGTATTTTTTCCGGGTCATCCTCGTGGGCCATTTCTTCCTGCCACAGGTCAATCCGCTCCCTGATGCGGTTCAGATGGGGACAGATATCGGTGGCTTCCTCCAGCAGAGGGCGGGATGTGTCTTCCACCACCTCCTGCTTCAGGCAGCCGATAACCATGTTCTTATTTCTCTCGATCTGACCGGAATCTGGCATTTGCTCGTCCAGAATCAGCGAGAAGATAGTCGTCTTTCCTGATCCGTTCGGTCCGATCAGACCAATCCGGTCGTTCAGACTGACCTGAAGATCTACATCCTGAAATAATACCTGCGGCCCGAACTGTTTTGATACTTTCCGTAATGCAAGCATGGTCAACTTTCAGATAGGGTTAATGAAGTTATTGTGCTTTTCTCTGTGCTCCTCTGTGCCTCTTGTGTCTCTGTGGTGTCCTTTTGCTTTTCTCCGTTTTTTCTCCCGGCTCTCTTTTATCTTCTTCATTGTATTGGAATACCGGATTCCCGTCAACTGGAAATCTTCATCCCGCTCATTCCTGATTCTGGTCAAACCCCTTGAATCCTGGTCGGAAAGAAGGTAATATATGAAATACCATGGAGATCAAGATTGCCAAAACTGCCGGTTTCTGTACGGGTGTCCAGCGGGCGATGAATATCCTTCTGGATACAGCCCGTCTGGGAGACCCGCCGATTTATACCTTTGGACCGCTCATCCATAACCCGCAGGTCATAGCCCTGCTTGAGAGCCGGGGAATTACCGCTTTGTCGGATCCTGACTCCGCTCCTTCCGGCACTCTGGTTATCCGGGCGCACGGCATTGCGCCAAAGACCAGGCAGTTTTTGAAAAAAAAGGGATTCAAGCTCTGCGACGCTACCTGCCCTCATGTGGCTCAGGTGCAATCCATCGTCAAATCCCACAGCCGCAGGGGGTACCATGTCATCATCATCGGTGATAAGGGGCATGCCGAGGTGACCGGCATTCTGGGTTTTGCGCAAAACCGGGGGACCGTGGTCAGCAGCCTGCCGGAAATTGATCTTTTGCCGAATATGGACCAGGTCTGCGTGGTAGCACAAACCACCCAGAATGTCGAGGATTTCCAGCGGATCGCGGATAAAATCCGCAGCCGCTTTCCCCAGGCCGAAATCTTCAATACCATCTGCTCCTCGACCCAAAAGCGGCAGGATGAAGCCATGCAGATAGCCCAGCAGGTCGAAGCCATGGTCATCGTGGGCGGGAAAAACAGCGCCAATACCATCCGCCTGGCCAATATGGTCCGCGCTCTCGGCAAACCCACCTTTCATATCGAGGTCCCGAAGGAACTGCCGGTTAAAGAGCTTGAAAAGTTCGACCGTATCGGCGTGACAGCCGGAGCATCCACTCCCAACTGGATCATCGACGGGGTAGTGGAAAAGCTGAATTCCATCAGGCAGCGCAAGGCCAATTTTCTCATGCGCCTCCTGCTTCGAATGTTCCAGTTTCTGGATAGCAGCGACCTTTTTGTAGCCATCGGTGCTTTCAGCATCAGTTATGCAGCCAGCCTCCTGCAGGGAATCGATCCGGATTTTCCCCTGCTGATCATTCCCGCCCTGTACGTGTTTGCCATGTATCTTGTCAACCACCTGATAGACCGGCACGACCCCGAAGGTCGTGATCCGAACATACTGCACGGGATATCCCGCTACACTGCTCTGCGCCTCGCGCTGGCCCTTGTTTCGGCTGCTCTGGCCCTCTCGCTCTCCCTGCATCTGGGTTTTTATCCATTTCTGTTTCTTCTCCTGGCCAGTATAGCCGGTATTATTTACAGTATTCCGCTGATTCCCCACAGGTGGAAGGTTTATGTCCAGTTCAGACGGCTGAAAGACATTCCGGCCTCCAAGGATATCTTCCTGGCTGCATCCTGGGCGAGTGTCGCCGTTGGGATTCCACTCCTCTATGGGGTGGATTCAGCAGGAATTGATACTGCGGTCTGCTTTATTTTTATCGCCACCCTGGTTTTTATCCGCTCCGTGCTGCAGGATATTCGCAATATCCAGGCAGATCGGATTGTGGGCAGGGAAACCCTGCCGATAATTCTCGGCCAGAAGCGGATTGAGCGGCTTTTGTTTGCCATTTCCCTGCCGTCGCTTGCTCTTCTGACCGCAGCCGCATATTTCGGCTGGACTACTTCGCTGGGATTTGCTCTTTCCCTGTGCATACTTTTTACCTGGATCTTTATGTTTCTTTCTCACCGCAACGCGCTCCCGAAAGGGATCGCATCCAAGTTGACTATTGACAGCAATTTCATTGTGAGCGGCCTTGTAGCCATGTTCTGGAAAATTTTTCATTACCATTAAAGGAGTTACTCGTATGGAGCCACTTTCTGACATCATCAACGGATTGCCCAATTTCTGCGGATATGAATCATCGGTCGAAGAGACCATGTCCCGCAGCCTGCCGGTCTTTCTCGATCGCACGCCGGTAATTCTCAGCCAGGTCGAGTCATCGTTCGGTATTGCCCTTCATATGCACCAGCCGCTGATCCCGGCAGGGGGACCAAACCTTAAAAATGCAGCCATTATTGGCAATCTTCAGTATATGATGGAAAATCAGCACATTCACGATAATCACAATGCCCCGGTTTTTGCCCGATGTTATGCCCGCATGGCCGATTTCATCAAGGAACTGGTCGATGAGGGCAAAAGTCCCCGGGTGATGCTGGACTACTCCGGCAACCTTTTCTATGGGCTCCGTCAGATGGGCCGGGGTGATATTCTGGAGAAGTTTAAAAACGTCATGTCCCGGGAGCCTTACAGCCGCTGCATCGAATGGCTGGGAACCATGTGGTCCCATGCCGTGGCTTCCTCTACACCGCCTCCGGATCTCAAACTGCACATCCAGGCATGGCAGCAGCACTTTGCCTCCATCTTCGGCTGGGATGCCCTGGCCAGGGTCAGGGGATTTTCACCCCCGGAGATGCATCTTCCGATCCATCCCGATGTCTGCCATGAATACGTCAAGACTCTGAAAGCCTGCGGGTTTCGCTGGCTCATGGTTCAGGAGCACACCGTCGAGAACCTGGACGGCGGCCGTATCAGAAATCCTCATGTTCCTCACCTTCTGACAGCCAGAAATTCCCGGGGCGAGGAGGTATCCATGACCGCCCTGGTAAAGACCAAGGGGTCTGATACCAAGCTGGTGGCACAGATGCAGCCGTATGCTGAAGCCAGGGGGCTTCGTCGGCAGGAGTTTGGAGGAAAAAGCATCCCGCCTTTTGTCCTTCAGATCGGAGATGGGGAAAACGGCGGGGTGATGATGAACGAATTCCCGGAAGCTTTCAAGAGTGCCTTCCGACAGATCGGCACATCAGGCACTGTCAGCCTGTGCGCCAGCGAGTATCTTGAGCTTCTTGAGGCCGAAGGAATCGATGTTGAAAAATCCGCCCTTCCCGTGCAGCCGGTGGGACAGAAGAGAATCTGGGACCGTGTTTCACATCCCAGTCCTGATGCGGTCAGACAGGCCATTTCCGATCTCGAGAAACAGGACCGCAGCTTTCACCTGGATATGGGCTCCTGGACCAATGACCGCAGTTGGGTCAAGGGCTATGAAGGGGTTTTGAGTGCCATGGAGCACTTAAGTGCCCTGTTCCATCAGAAGATCGATCAGAATGCGGCTGTTGACAGGAAAAGCCCGGCCTATCAGCAGGCCCTTTTCTACCTTCTGGTCAGCCAGACCAGTTGCTACCGCTACTGGGGACAGGGAGCATGGACTGACTACGGGCTTGAAATATGCCGAAGAGGCAGGGAATTTCTGGAACGCGAGTTTTAAAACCAAAACGCTCATATTGGTAAGACAACACAGTAATATTTCTCCCGCAGAGACGCAGAGGCGCAGAGGTAAAAAAGACAAATTATTTTCTCTGCGCCTCTGCGTCTCTGCGGGAAATCATCTCTATAGGATTTTCACTCCGCTCAAGGCATCAGATACTAAGCAGTGTGATGGCTACCATATATGAGCAAACCAAAAAGCGAAATGCAAAGGAAACCACAGAGACACAGAGACACAGAGAGAAGCATGGTCTTACTGCTGCCTCTGTGTCTTTGTGGGTGGCTGCTCATGTCCGCCATCTATCCAGGCCGGGCAGTTGCCAGCGGGGCTGACTGCACCAAAGCAGGGGAGTGGTACCAGAAGGGACTCGCCCTCAGCGACAACTCTGCGCAAGAGATCGCCTGCTATCAAAAAGCAGTGGAGCTTTGTCCGGAGCACGCACCATCTCACGAGCGGTTGGGCAACATTTATAAGGCCCGCAGGCAGTGGGACATGGCGGTCCGGGAGCTGCAACTGGCCTGCGAAGGGAGCGACTCCTCCGATCCTCACACCAGCCTGGGCGAGATTTACCGGATGCAGGGTGAATACGAGCTGGCCATCCGCGAGTTTCATACCGCGCTCGATATCAGGGAGGAAGACAAGCGCGCCCAGGCTAACCTGGAATATATCCAGCGGATGATGGGACGCGATGATGCCGGTGGTGAAGAGCGATCGATGGTCCCTGTCCCGATTTTCAGCCGGGAGCCGGGGCTTACTCTGTCACAGGGAATAACTTCGGTCAGTTTGACCCTGGGATCCATGACGATCAGACGGGAATGGATATCTCCGCAAGAGCGGCCAGTCGATGTCTGGAGGCTGGCTCTGGGTATTCGATACGGCCTGACCGATGATCTTACCCTGGGGATTATCCCGAAGATGTTCTGGAAAAAGGCTTACATTCGTACCTGGGAGGGGGAGTCTCAGCCCTCGGTCCATGGCCTTGGAGACACGGTCGTTTTGCTCAAATACTGCCTCTGGTCCCGCAGGCATACCAGTTTTGCCGCATCCCTGGCCACCAGTGTGCCTACCGGAGATGAGCATAAGACCGCCTGGTACGGATGGACCAGCTATACCATCCCCCTGGGCTCCGGCAGATATGAATTCATGCCGGGACTTGCTTTCAGCACCAGCTTTCGCGACCTGGGGTATCTCCATACCAATGTTTCCTATTTTTTTCCCCGCCAGAGAGAGAACGGACTTGATCCCGGAGACGAGCTCAGCTATAATCTGGCTCTGTGCCGGCCGATTCCTCTGATCGGCGAGCCCTATTTTTTCTCCCTGCCTGTCACCAGCCTGGTGGGGCAGATAGAGCTGAACGGTGTCTATCGAGGGGAGGGCAGAGGGCCAAAAATAGTAGATGGACAAGAATCTCGCGTCACCTTTTCAGGAGGAAACATGCTTTCCTGGTCTCCCGGAATCCAGTTCCTGTTCCAGGGCAATATGATGTTCGAGGCAGGGGTTCAGATACCGCTCTTTGTTCCTGATAACCCCTGGTGTACTGAACCTGTTTATCAAATCGGATGGACGAGGTCCTTTTTTTGATGAGATACCCGCACATGCAATGGATGATCTCTCGGAGAACGGTGATGCTCAGTTTCGCCAGCGCCGCTATTCTCTTTCTTATCCTTTCCTTTGGATTCAGACTCCCGGCCCGCTTCGCTCCAGCCAAAGCCCTGGCTCAGGCCCCGGCCCCCCGGCCAGCCGGACAAAAAGAGCGGCAGAAGCAGCCCCCACAGGAAGAGCCAGCCGGAATTGTCATTCAGGACAATGATTTTTACGATAATAATGTCTCGGCCTTGCATATCCGGGGCAGCAGAGTTCTGGTTGAAAAGTGCAGTATCCATCGAAACGGCAATGCAGGCCTGGTCGTGGATAACGACGCTCAGGTTCTGGTTCAGGATAATCAAATCTATGGCCAGGAAGGTGCAGGCATCACGGTCATGGGTAAAGGCTCGGCCAGGGCAAGCATCACCGGAAACCAGATATACCAGAATACCATGGCTGGCGTGCAATTGGGGGCCCAAGACCGGCTGGAGGTGGCGGTGCGGGAAAGTTTCAGAAAAAATCCCTCTGCCGGATTTGCCGGCAAGAAGGATAATACCACTGGTAAGAAGGTCATAGTTGCCAGGGTCCACAATAACCGAATTTACCGCAATGGAGAGAGTGGCATAAAATGCCAGTCAGAATATCCGAACCATGCTGTCCATCTGACCGCCACTCAGAACAAGATCTTTCGGAACCAGAAAGGGGGCATTTTTCTGGCCAGTGCAGCCACTGTGGTTTTGCAGCATAATTCCATCTGTGATAACCACAAAGCCGGGGTTTCAGCCAATGAATTGAAAGAGATTTCCCCCCAGGTGGATATCTATCAGAACGTCATCCGGGGAAATGAGGAGGCCGGGCTTGAGATCACCGCTGCCAAATGCGGGCCGGTCGGAGTGTGCAATAACCTCATCTTCAATAACGGCGGATCGGGGATTCGCTTCAAGACCATGCCCATGCGGATCATCAACAATACCATCGCTTCCAACGGCAACCTTGCCGAAGGGTCGGGCATCGACCAGCAGGGGAGAGGCACTCCCCTGATTGCCAGCAATATCCTGGCCTATAATTTTAAAACCGGCCTCAATGTAGCCAGGACGAAAGGCTGCTCCTATAACCTGCTCTTTGCCAATGGCGGATCAGGCACCTGCTGTGACGACTGCACATCCTCTTCCAAAGCGATCGAAAGCAAAGAGCTGGGCGGACACAGCCGAAGCAGGGGGGACCTGATCTGCGATCCGATGTTCAGTAATCCTGACCTGTTCGATTACCGGCTCAAGCAATACTCTCCAGCCATCGATGCCGGATTTCCCTCCCGCGAGTTTCATGACCGGCATTTTCCTCCCTCCCAGGGAGGAAGCTCCAATGACCTTGGATTTACCGGAGGCCCGCTGGCTGTCTCGTGGGATCCGAATGATCTGGCTCCATAAAGATAGGTCATTCAGGCGAGAGGAGCTCGACCGCTTTATCCAGGGCCGCGTGGTTTCCCATCATCACCAGGGTGTCTCCCGACTCGATGGCAGTGTCTGCACCAGGGCTTGGGATCGGCTCACTGCCTCTGATAATGGCAATGACCGTAACCCCGGTTTTCAGCCGCAGGTCCAGGGCTCCCAGGGTCCTGCCGACTGCCGGGGACTCGGCAAGCACCAGGAAGGTTTCGGTCAGCGTTTCGGCAATAAGGTGCTGGATATTTTTAAATCTCATATCCGGGAGCTTTAATCCGCGCAGCATGCTGTAGCCTTCTCCCCGGACAAGCTGAACCTGAAGCTCGATCATGTTCCGAGGGATATGGTACTGCCGCAGAACACGGGCAAAAATCTCTACCGAAGTTTCAAATTCTTCCGGGATCACCTGACTGGCCCCTAAATGGTACAGCTCCTCGATCTCGGCAATATGCCGGGTCCGGACCAGAAGAAAAACCTCCGGGTTCATGCTCCGGATCAGCCATATGACCCTGCGGTTCACCGAAGGGTCTGAAATGGCAAGTACGGCCATGCGGGCGCGGGGGATACCAAGTTGTTTCAATATTTCGGTGCTGCTTGCGTCGCCATAGAAAACCGGGTGTCCCTTTTCCCTTCCCTGCCGGATATTCATAATATCCAAATCAACAATAACATAGGGAATTGCCGTGGCCTCCAAAACCCTGGCCAGATTGCGGCCATTTTCTCCATAGCCGACAATTACCACATGGTCGTGCCAGGAACGTTTTCCGTCATTCAGAGATCCGGCTTGAGATTTCACCCCCAGCACGGCATCCAGCCAGCAGAGGAATGGTTGCAGGCGAAAGCCTGCTTTTGGCGCAAGGAGTATCAGAAAGGGGGTTGCCATCATGCTGATAATGGCGGAAGCTAAAAACTGCTGGTACGTGACCGATGAAATCAGATGAAAGCGAAGCCCTGTCTGGGCCAGCAGCAGGGAGAATTCGCCAATCTGGGCCAGTCCGAAAGCGGCGCTGAGGGAAGTGCGGGCGGAAAGTCGGAGCATGAGCGCCACGATAAAGACAACCGCCATCTTACTCCCGAAAATGAGGACCACCAGCCCCAGAACACGCACAGGATCGTTCGAAATGGTCCGAAGGTTTGCCAGCATGCCGATCGAAATGAAGAAAAGCCCGGCAAAGCTGTCCCGTAAGGGGAGCATATTGGCCAAAGCCTGGTGGCTGTATTCCGATTCGGACAAAAGCAGCCCGGCAATAAAGGCCCCCAGGGCCAGGGAAAGGCCAAACTGTGAAGTCAGCCAGGCAGTGCTCAGACAGAGCAGAATAATGAACAGGGTAAAGATTTCCTGACTTTTCATCCTCACGATATGATCGATGAGTTTTGGCAAAAGAAACCTGGCTGAGATAAAAACCGCACCAACGGCTGCCAGACCGATGAGCAAGGGTGAGAGGATATTCGCCCATGATTGCATTCCCTGTGCAGCGAGCACCGGAGTCAGCAACATCATGGGGACAATGCAAAGATCCTGAAACAGGAGCACACCGACAGCAAAATTTCCGTGAAGAGTTGACAACTCTCCCCGTGCTCCATACACTTTCAGGACAATAGCTGTGCTGCTCAGGGAGAAGAGAAAGCCGAAGAAAATCGCCTCCTGCACGGTATGGCCGGAAAGAGAGGCTACCCCCGTCACCAGGGCGGCAGTCAGGAGGACCTGCAGGATCCCTCCCCCAACTATATAGCGCCGGATTTCCTTCATCCGATTGAAAGAAAATTCCAGCCCGATGGTAAAAAGGAGCAGAACCACGCCGATTTCAGCCAGGATCTCAATCTGGTGAACCTCGTGGATTACTCCCAGGACCGATGGCCCGATAATGATTCCAGCCAGCAAAAAGCCCACCACCGGGGGCATGTGGATCCGGTTGACCAGATTGACCGTTACAACGGCCACGGCCAGGAGAATGACCAGGTCCAGTAATATCGGTATCTGTGGTGTTAGAGTCGGGTTCATTGTATACTGCCTCCACTGAATGAATTACCATTATATACCAATTTCCAATAAGGTAAAAATTTTATGAGGCCAACTTCCCCCTGGGCCACCGCAATAAGCTATCGTGTGTCATTGACAAATACACCTTGATGGGATAATTTAGGTGTATGATGTATTGGTGTATTAAATGATATGAACGTCGGTAATACTGAGAGGCTTATAAAATGAAACGAACGAATGTAAATTTAGATGAAGAGCTTGTTAAAGAAGGATTGGAGCTGACTCATTTTAAGACTATAAAAGAACTGGTTAATCATGCTCTTAAGGAATTTATCGCCTGGAAGAAGAGAAGCCTGCTGTTAGAATGGGAGGGAAAAGTAGAATTTTTTGAGGATTATGACTATAAAGATCTTCGCCAAAGGCACTCTTCATGATTTTGATTGATACCAGTATCTGGATCAGCTATTTCAGCAAGGAACCTGATAAGCATAAAGATGCGGTCAGGTCTTTGATCACTGATAATCGACCGATTGTATTGACTGGGGTCATAGTTACAGAAATTCTTCAGGGAATCAGGGAGGAATCTGTTCTGGCTAAAATTAAAGAAATTCTCCTCTCATTTCCTCTCTTGAACTTCGAAATGGAGGATTACCTTCTGGCAGCCGATATCTACCGTCAGGGGAGAAGGAGAGGAATTACTATTCGCAGCACTATTGATTGCCTTATTGCTGCTATCTCAATAAATAAAAAATTGGTTTTGTACCATAATGATAAAGACTACCAACAAATTCATACGTTCACTCCTCTTATATTTTTCGACGGCTGACCTCCTCTCAGATGTTCCTCATCTTGTAGAGAAGCATCCGCTCTTAATTCATTTCTGTTCCTTGCGGCTTCGTTCGGCCTCCAAAATCTTCCGCCGAAGGTTACTGATAGGCTCATTTAATCCAATTGACACACCCATAGCCTGTATCTTTTGGGAGAAAGCCTGCTCACATTCCAACTTGCATTTCTTCTTATACTCGTTCATCAAATTATTGACCACCTCATGGAGTGTAAGGGCTACGGCCTTGAGATTCCTGCCGCCGCTCTCCCCAAGAGCAGCCTCCCAGTGATCATGGAAATATGCAACGCTCAAGCGGCCGCTGTATTC from bacterium encodes:
- a CDS encoding right-handed parallel beta-helix repeat-containing protein, which encodes MLSFASAAILFLILSFGFRLPARFAPAKALAQAPAPRPAGQKERQKQPPQEEPAGIVIQDNDFYDNNVSALHIRGSRVLVEKCSIHRNGNAGLVVDNDAQVLVQDNQIYGQEGAGITVMGKGSARASITGNQIYQNTMAGVQLGAQDRLEVAVRESFRKNPSAGFAGKKDNTTGKKVIVARVHNNRIYRNGESGIKCQSEYPNHAVHLTATQNKIFRNQKGGIFLASAATVVLQHNSICDNHKAGVSANELKEISPQVDIYQNVIRGNEEAGLEITAAKCGPVGVCNNLIFNNGGSGIRFKTMPMRIINNTIASNGNLAEGSGIDQQGRGTPLIASNILAYNFKTGLNVARTKGCSYNLLFANGGSGTCCDDCTSSSKAIESKELGGHSRSRGDLICDPMFSNPDLFDYRLKQYSPAIDAGFPSREFHDRHFPPSQGGSSNDLGFTGGPLAVSWDPNDLAP
- a CDS encoding cation:proton antiporter, giving the protein MNPTLTPQIPILLDLVILLAVAVVTVNLVNRIHMPPVVGFLLAGIIIGPSVLGVIHEVHQIEILAEIGVVLLLFTIGLEFSFNRMKEIRRYIVGGGILQVLLTAALVTGVASLSGHTVQEAIFFGFLFSLSSTAIVLKVYGARGELSTLHGNFAVGVLLFQDLCIVPMMLLTPVLAAQGMQSWANILSPLLIGLAAVGAVFISARFLLPKLIDHIVRMKSQEIFTLFIILLCLSTAWLTSQFGLSLALGAFIAGLLLSESEYSHQALANMLPLRDSFAGLFFISIGMLANLRTISNDPVRVLGLVVLIFGSKMAVVFIVALMLRLSARTSLSAAFGLAQIGEFSLLLAQTGLRFHLISSVTYQQFLASAIISMMATPFLILLAPKAGFRLQPFLCWLDAVLGVKSQAGSLNDGKRSWHDHVVIVGYGENGRNLARVLEATAIPYVIVDLDIMNIRQGREKGHPVFYGDASSTEILKQLGIPRARMAVLAISDPSVNRRVIWLIRSMNPEVFLLVRTRHIAEIEELYHLGASQVIPEEFETSVEIFARVLRQYHIPRNMIELQVQLVRGEGYSMLRGLKLPDMRFKNIQHLIAETLTETFLVLAESPAVGRTLGALDLRLKTGVTVIAIIRGSEPIPSPGADTAIESGDTLVMMGNHAALDKAVELLSPE
- a CDS encoding type II toxin-antitoxin system VapB family antitoxin, translated to MKRTNVNLDEELVKEGLELTHFKTIKELVNHALKEFIAWKKRSLLLEWEGKVEFFEDYDYKDLRQRHSS
- a CDS encoding PIN domain nuclease — its product is MILIDTSIWISYFSKEPDKHKDAVRSLITDNRPIVLTGVIVTEILQGIREESVLAKIKEILLSFPLLNFEMEDYLLAADIYRQGRRRGITIRSTIDCLIAAISINKKLVLYHNDKDYQQIHTFTPLIFFDG